The following coding sequences are from one Salvia hispanica cultivar TCC Black 2014 chromosome 3, UniMelb_Shisp_WGS_1.0, whole genome shotgun sequence window:
- the LOC125215855 gene encoding 60S ribosomal protein L23a-1-like codes for MAPKADATKKSDAKAQALKAAKAVKSPGAFKKKVKKMRTKVTFYRPKTLTKERTPKYPRISAAPRNKLDHYQILKYPLTTESAMKKIEDNNTLVFIVDIRADKKKIKNAVKKMYDIQTKKVNTLIRPDGTKKAYVRLTPDYDALDVANKIGII; via the exons ATGGCTCCAAAAG CTGATGCTACGAAGAAATCTGATGCAAAGGCTCAGGCCTTGAAGGCAGCCAAGGCTGTAAAATCACCTGGCGCCTTCAAGAAAAAGGTCAAGAAGATGCGCACTAAGGTCACTTTCTACCGGCCTAAAACATTGACCAAGGAAAGAACTCCCAAGTATCCTCGCATCAGCGCTGCCCCTCGCAACAAGCTTGATCACTACCAGATCCTCAAATATCCCTTGACCACCGAATCGGCTATGAAAAAAATCGAGGACAACAATACCCTTGTTTTCATTGTCGATATCCGTGCCGACAAGAAGAAGATCAAGAACGCCGTCAAGAAGATGTACGACATTCAAACCAAGAAGGTCAACACACTCATCAG GCCCGATGGTACGAAGAAGGCGTATGTGAGGTTGACGCCAGACTACGATGCTTTGGATGTTGCCAACAAAATCGGAATCATCTGA
- the LOC125211485 gene encoding 50S ribosomal protein L24, chloroplastic-like isoform X1: MAALQSSFTSLNLGTTSFLGQRVSPSLHLPLQVRLPEQPSSIVAKLKRWERKECKPNSLPVLQKMHVKLGDTVKVISGKDKGKVGEVSRIITHNSSIVIKDINLKTKHVKSKGEDEPGQIIKIEAPIHSSNVMLYSKEKDVVSRVGHKTLDDGKRVRYLIKTGEIIDSAENWKRVAKEKEKATELATAS; encoded by the exons ATGGCTGCTCTCCAGAGCTCATTCACCTCGCTCAATCTCGGCACCACTTCCTTCCTCGGACAACGCGTCTCTCCCTCCCTCCACCTCCCACTT CAGGTTAGGCTACCAGAGCAGCCGAGTTCAATTGTCGCCAAG CTTAAACGATGGGAACGGAAAGAGTGCAAACCGAACAGTCTACCAGTGCTACAGAAAATGCACGTTAAACTTGGAGATACTGTAAAAGTCATATCGGGAAAGGACAAAGGTAAAGTCGGCGAGGTAAGCAGGATTATCACGCATAACAGCAGCATtgtaattaaagatattaatttGAAGACAAAGCATGTTAAGAGCAAGGGGGAGGATGAACCAGGCCAGATAATCAag ATCGAAGCCCCTATTCACAGCTCAAATGTTATGCTATATTCAAAAGAGAAGGATGTGGTGAGCAGGGTAGGTCATAAAACCCTGGATGATGGTAAACGCGTACGCTACCTTATAAAGACGGGAGAGATTATTGATAGCGCAGAGAACTGGAAGAGAGTGGctaaagaaaaggagaaagcAACAGAATTAGCTACTGCCTCTTAG
- the LOC125211485 gene encoding 50S ribosomal protein L24, chloroplastic-like isoform X2 codes for MAALQSSFTSLNLGTTSFLGQRVSPSLHLPLVRLPEQPSSIVAKLKRWERKECKPNSLPVLQKMHVKLGDTVKVISGKDKGKVGEVSRIITHNSSIVIKDINLKTKHVKSKGEDEPGQIIKIEAPIHSSNVMLYSKEKDVVSRVGHKTLDDGKRVRYLIKTGEIIDSAENWKRVAKEKEKATELATAS; via the exons ATGGCTGCTCTCCAGAGCTCATTCACCTCGCTCAATCTCGGCACCACTTCCTTCCTCGGACAACGCGTCTCTCCCTCCCTCCACCTCCCACTT GTTAGGCTACCAGAGCAGCCGAGTTCAATTGTCGCCAAG CTTAAACGATGGGAACGGAAAGAGTGCAAACCGAACAGTCTACCAGTGCTACAGAAAATGCACGTTAAACTTGGAGATACTGTAAAAGTCATATCGGGAAAGGACAAAGGTAAAGTCGGCGAGGTAAGCAGGATTATCACGCATAACAGCAGCATtgtaattaaagatattaatttGAAGACAAAGCATGTTAAGAGCAAGGGGGAGGATGAACCAGGCCAGATAATCAag ATCGAAGCCCCTATTCACAGCTCAAATGTTATGCTATATTCAAAAGAGAAGGATGTGGTGAGCAGGGTAGGTCATAAAACCCTGGATGATGGTAAACGCGTACGCTACCTTATAAAGACGGGAGAGATTATTGATAGCGCAGAGAACTGGAAGAGAGTGGctaaagaaaaggagaaagcAACAGAATTAGCTACTGCCTCTTAG
- the LOC125216778 gene encoding uncharacterized protein LOC125216778, producing the protein MSEEKKKKDSMPRAWFSLNTCKSNSSDVHDPETKKKPRSRSSRSGCSRSIANLKDVIHGSKRHPEPPPPAACSPRSIGSSEFLNPITHHVVFSTSKHDLKFSQDTRKNRITSQTRNDDAAGTATCHKCGQHFLKLESLESHHLSTHAVTELVEGDSSRKVVEIICRSTKSEPSRSIRIQRVLKVHNMQKTLCRFEDYREMVKIKASRLQKKHPRCLADGNELLRFYGTHVACALGVGSSALCVSDKCSVCRIIRHGFSAKREMRNGVGVFTTSTSGRAFESIEDDVDDPSLRKALIVCRVIAGRVHRPLDNVLDIVGQTGFDSLAGKVGLYSNVEELYLLNPKALLPCFVVICKT; encoded by the exons ATGtcggaggagaagaagaagaaagacaGCATGCCAAGAGCTTGGTTCTCGTTGAACACCTGCAAATCCAACTCCTCCGACGTCCACGATCCCGAGACGAAGAAGAAGCCGCGGTCGAGAAGCAGCCGCTCTGGCTGCTCGAGGTCCATCGCGAACCTCAAAGACGTGATCCACGGCAGCAAGAGGCATCCCGAGCCGCCTCCCCCCGCGGCTTGCAGCCCTCGCTCCATCGGCAGCAGCGAGTTCCTCAACCCGATCACCCACCATGTCGTCTTCTCCACTTCCAAACACGACCTTAAATTCTCTCAAGACACCCGTAAAAATAGAATCACATCGCAAACACGAAACGACGACGCTGCTGGCACTGCAACCTGCCACAAATGCGGCCAACACTTCCTCAAGTTGGAGTCTCTCGAATCCCACCACCTCTCTACCCATGCTG TGACGGAGCTAGTGGAAGGTGACTCCTCGCGAAAGGTAGTCGAGATCATTTGCAGATCGACCAAATCTGAGCCGAGCCGCAGCATTAGAATCCAGAGGGTTTTAAAAGTCCACAACATGCAAAAAACCTTATGCAGATTCGAGGACTACAGAGAGATGGTAAAGATCAAAGCAAGCAGACTCCAAAAAAAACACCCTCGTTGCTTGGCGGACGGCAACGAGCTCCTCCGATTCTACGGCACCCACGTGGCCTGCGCCCTCGGCGTTGGCTCCTCGGCCCTCTGCGTCTCCGACAAATGCAGCGTGTGCCGCATCATCCGGCACGGCTTCTCTGCGAAAAGGGAGATGAGAAACGGAGTGGGCGTTTTCACAACTTCGACTAGCGGAAGGGCATTTGAGTCGATAGAGGACGATGTGGACGATCCGTCCCTTAGGAAGGCGTTGATCGTGTGCAGGGTGATCGCCGGGAGGGTGCACCGCCCTCTCGACAACGTGCTAGACATTGTCGGGCAGACCGGGTTCGATTCCCTGGCCGGGAAGGTGGGCTTGTATTCCAATGTTGAGGAGCTTTACTTGCTTAACCCCAAAGCTCTGCTTCCTTGCTTTGTGGTCATTTGTAAAACTTGA